From the genome of bacterium, one region includes:
- the msrA gene encoding peptide-methionine (S)-S-oxide reductase MsrA, translating into MAIGNNNQVEYATFAGGCFWCIEPAFKQVDGVITVVSGYTGGTKKNPTYAEVCTGTTGHYEAVQITFDPKKVSYQQLLDIFWQQIDPTDPNGQFVDRGPQYRTAIFYHTEEQKKLAEQSKQQLNQSGRYPKPIVTAIIPATTFYPAEEYHQDFYKKCPVRYKTYRAHSGRDEYLNKIWADATTSLLPSTNPKRTYHKPSPEELKKRLTPLQYKVTQENATEPAFQNEYWNEHRDGIYVDIVTGEPLFSSLDKFDSGCGWPSFSKPLDENNIVEKPDYSFMMERIEVRSKSGDSHLGHVFHDGPQPTGLRYCINSAAVRFIPKEDLDKEGYSEYKQLFDKKK; encoded by the coding sequence ATGGCGATAGGTAACAATAATCAAGTCGAATATGCGACGTTTGCAGGCGGATGTTTCTGGTGTATCGAACCGGCGTTCAAACAGGTCGATGGTGTGATTACCGTAGTTTCAGGATATACCGGCGGAACCAAAAAGAATCCGACCTATGCAGAAGTTTGTACTGGTACTACCGGACATTATGAAGCGGTGCAGATAACCTTTGACCCGAAAAAAGTTTCATATCAGCAGTTATTAGATATTTTCTGGCAGCAGATTGACCCGACTGATCCGAACGGTCAGTTTGTTGACCGAGGTCCGCAATATCGAACCGCAATCTTCTATCATACCGAGGAGCAGAAGAAACTCGCAGAACAATCGAAACAGCAGTTGAACCAATCCGGTCGGTATCCAAAACCAATCGTTACCGCAATAATTCCAGCAACAACATTCTATCCGGCAGAAGAATATCATCAGGATTTTTATAAGAAATGTCCGGTACGATATAAAACGTATCGCGCTCATTCCGGTCGCGATGAATATTTAAACAAGATATGGGCGGATGCAACGACAAGTTTACTCCCATCAACGAATCCCAAACGGACATATCATAAACCGTCACCAGAAGAATTGAAAAAGAGACTTACTCCCTTGCAGTATAAGGTTACGCAAGAGAATGCGACTGAACCTGCGTTCCAGAATGAATATTGGAACGAACATCGGGACGGGATATACGTTGATATTGTTACCGGGGAACCACTATTTAGTTCGTTGGATAAATTCGATTCCGGTTGTGGCTGGCCAAGTTTCAGTAAACCGTTAGATGAGAACAATATTGTTGAAAAACCGGATTATAGTTTCATGATGGAACGAATTGAGGTTCGGAGTAAATCTGGTGACTCCCATCTCGGTCATGTGTTTCATGACGGACCGCAACCAACCGGACTGCGATATTGTATCAATTCCGCTGCGGTACGTTTTATCCCGAAAGAAGATTTGGATAAAGAAGGATATAGCGAATATAAACAATTATTCGACAAGAAAAAATAG
- a CDS encoding GDP-mannose 4,6-dehydratase produces MKCLITGVAGFIGSHLAEKLVELGYQVVGIDCFTDYYPRAIKERNLANLLNQKQFTFIEANLVSVRAEDFQPLLDVDYIFHQAAQAGVRASWGTTFASYTENNILATQRLLEAIKTYQPSNLKRLIYASSSSIYGDTDILPMKEDNRLQPISPYGVTKLAAEHLCYLYWKNFGIPTVSLRYFTVYGPRQRPDMAFHKFITAMLKQEPVIIYDDGNQTRDFTYIADIIHGNILAMEKGRPGQAYNLGGGHRVTLNDLLDLLDELIGMKSKRVYQEKQKGDVRDTLADTTKANIELGFQPSFDLKQGLTNQIESIKKANPNDKTQISNKSLNQ; encoded by the coding sequence ATGAAATGCTTGATTACCGGTGTAGCTGGATTTATCGGGTCGCATCTTGCGGAGAAATTGGTTGAACTCGGGTACCAGGTGGTAGGAATTGATTGTTTCACCGACTATTATCCACGAGCAATTAAAGAACGGAACCTCGCAAACCTGCTGAATCAAAAACAGTTTACGTTTATTGAAGCGAATTTGGTTTCGGTTAGAGCTGAAGATTTTCAGCCTCTACTCGATGTAGATTATATATTCCATCAAGCGGCGCAAGCAGGCGTTCGTGCGAGTTGGGGCACAACCTTCGCTAGTTATACCGAAAATAATATTCTCGCTACCCAACGGTTATTAGAAGCGATTAAAACCTATCAACCATCGAATCTAAAACGGTTGATTTATGCTTCTTCATCTTCAATCTATGGCGATACGGATATTCTCCCGATGAAAGAAGATAACCGCCTCCAGCCGATTTCACCCTATGGCGTAACTAAACTTGCGGCGGAACATCTCTGTTATCTCTATTGGAAAAACTTTGGGATTCCAACGGTATCATTACGGTATTTTACTGTTTACGGACCACGGCAGCGGCCGGATATGGCGTTCCATAAATTTATCACCGCTATGCTAAAACAAGAACCGGTGATCATCTATGATGACGGGAACCAAACCCGGGATTTCACCTATATCGCCGATATTATTCACGGGAACATTCTAGCGATGGAAAAAGGTCGGCCAGGGCAAGCGTATAATCTCGGCGGCGGACATCGGGTTACATTAAATGATTTGTTAGATTTACTCGATGAACTTATTGGAATGAAAAGCAAACGGGTATATCAGGAGAAACAGAAAGGTGATGTTCGCGATACGCTCGCGGATACGACAAAAGCAAACATCGAACTTGGTTTTCAACCTTCTTTCGACCTGAAACAAGGTTTAACCAACCAGATAGAATCGATAAAAAAAGCAAATCCAAATGACAAAACCCAAATATCAAATAAATCCTTGAATCAATAG
- a CDS encoding ABC transporter substrate-binding protein: MNKYIVSLRLISVLCGLSILLSCSAQQPTTVSGQKVVYLRWMVDGNPIRKEQIAAFEKSNPDIKIKPDYPGGDVALEQKALTQIAGGEPPDVFTTYSINFFRILCEKKALLDLTPYIQKYNVDMTDFWPQLKPYIYYDDGKIYGLPDNMTNLVLYYNKRLFDEAGVSYPTEHWTLDDMLDAAKKLTKRDPKTGRVIHYGVYYWKEVQPIIWQFGGKMYSDDGKRCTLDSPECLAGIQFLYDLQYKHRVMPTLAEENQMATLGNWGGAMNLFAAEKVAMLVSGRYMTVSYRQRKELDWSIAPLPQGKYPANYAFSKSFVIPYNAKHPEESFRFVKFLAEKEDQLIVTRTGDGIPSRISVAQLPEFLFNPEFPKEDKNQIYLDGMKIARTEQVSPYVSGFEVSRILKDEFDKLWAKKQSPKETVTNAAKKINAIMQKS; this comes from the coding sequence ATGAACAAGTATATTGTATCTTTAAGGTTAATCAGTGTACTCTGTGGATTAAGTATATTATTAAGTTGTAGCGCGCAGCAGCCGACAACGGTATCCGGACAGAAAGTTGTTTATCTGCGCTGGATGGTAGACGGTAATCCGATTCGGAAAGAGCAGATAGCTGCGTTTGAAAAATCGAATCCGGATATTAAGATTAAACCAGATTATCCAGGCGGCGATGTTGCGCTGGAACAGAAAGCGTTAACCCAGATTGCTGGCGGTGAACCGCCGGACGTATTTACCACGTATTCCATCAATTTCTTTCGGATTCTTTGCGAGAAAAAAGCGTTACTCGATTTAACCCCGTATATCCAGAAATACAACGTTGATATGACCGATTTCTGGCCGCAACTGAAACCGTATATCTATTACGACGACGGGAAAATCTATGGCCTACCGGATAATATGACGAATCTCGTATTGTATTATAATAAACGATTGTTTGACGAAGCTGGAGTATCCTATCCGACCGAACATTGGACGTTAGATGATATGCTCGACGCTGCAAAAAAACTGACGAAACGCGACCCGAAAACAGGTCGAGTTATCCATTACGGAGTCTATTATTGGAAAGAAGTCCAGCCGATAATCTGGCAATTCGGTGGTAAGATGTATTCTGATGATGGGAAAAGATGTACGCTCGATTCTCCGGAATGCTTAGCTGGTATCCAGTTCTTATATGATTTACAGTACAAACATCGGGTGATGCCCACGTTAGCGGAAGAGAACCAGATGGCAACGTTAGGGAATTGGGGCGGTGCGATGAACCTATTCGCTGCGGAAAAAGTTGCGATGTTGGTTAGTGGCAGATATATGACGGTGAGTTATCGTCAGCGGAAAGAGTTAGATTGGTCAATTGCGCCGTTACCGCAAGGGAAATATCCAGCGAATTATGCGTTTAGTAAAAGTTTTGTTATACCGTATAATGCTAAACATCCGGAAGAATCGTTCCGATTCGTTAAATTTCTAGCGGAAAAAGAAGACCAGCTTATCGTTACCCGAACCGGCGACGGGATTCCCAGCCGGATATCAGTTGCGCAACTGCCGGAATTCCTATTCAATCCCGAGTTCCCGAAAGAAGATAAGAACCAGATTTATCTCGATGGGATGAAAATCGCGAGAACGGAACAGGTTTCACCGTATGTTTCCGGATTTGAAGTATCTCGAATCCTGAAAGATGAATTCGATAAACTCTGGGCGAAAAAACAGTCGCCGAAAGAAACGGTGACCAACGCCGCGAAAAAAATCAATGCGATAATGCAAAAATCATAG